In Cicer arietinum cultivar CDC Frontier isolate Library 1 chromosome 7, Cicar.CDCFrontier_v2.0, whole genome shotgun sequence, a single window of DNA contains:
- the LOC101512682 gene encoding uncharacterized protein — MPHPFLEFEGFSPTQEEFDIYCCSKQENDNEDFLDFSGFDPIPEKSVTYYFIQNQTHNNAKENFEEQEFSFACTDVQGTSIFADEIFENGKIRPILLNFDNSILLFNVPNNDASHVRPPLKKIFVEMSENLNSRLSGVSNEAHNEPLKNRRMIEMKASNECYEKSNSTGSSKLWRFRQNLNLRSNSDHKDAFVLLNPLVPSMANKPKVGNIVVKKGKDDISKSTLSAHEKFYVMNKMRKDNNKRRSFLPYKPNLLGIFTNMNGLSRSLHPF; from the coding sequence ATGCCCCACCCTTTTCTTGAATTTGAAGGTTTTTCTCCAACCCAAGAagaatttgatatatattgttGCAGCAAACAAGAAAATGACAACGAAGAttttcttgattttagtggCTTTGATCCCATTCCAGAAAAAAGTGTTACATATTATTTTATCCAAAATCAAACACACAACAATGCTAAAGAAAATTTTGAGGAGCAAGAGTTTAGTTTTGCATGCACCGATGTCCAAGGAACGTCTATATTTGCAGATGAGATATTTGAAAATGGAAAAATACGACCAATACTCCTTaattttgacaattctattctcTTATTTAATGTACCAAATAATGATGCATCACATGTTCGACCACCGTTAAAGAAGATTTTTGTTGAGATGTCTGAAAATTTAAACTCGAGATTGAGTGGTGTTTCGAACGAAGCACATAACGAACCCTTGAAAAATAGGAGGATGATTGAGATGAAGGCTTCGAATGAGTGTTACGAAAAAAGTAACTCCACAGGATCCTCAAAGTTGTGGAGATTTCGACAAAACTTGAACCTTCGAAGTAACAGTGACCATAAAGATGCTTTTGTTTTATTGAACCCTTTAGTGCCATCAATGGCCAACAAGCCAAAAGTAGGAAACATCGTTGTCAAAAAGGGAAAGGATGACATAAGTAAATCTACATTATCGGCTCACGAGAAGTTTTATGTCATGAACAAAATGAGGAAAGATAACAATAAACGAAGATCGTTTTTGCCTTACAAGCCCAATTTACTTGGGATCTTTACCAACATGAATGGATTGAGTAGGAGCCTTCACCCTTTTTGA